Proteins from a single region of Haloarcula laminariae:
- a CDS encoding helix-turn-helix domain-containing protein produces MREFIFTIDYDRNVDPLMDVFIDYPETHSRSIACNVTEAGMWRLERVAGPEAALEQLDDVYESPVQCTECIGTRDCVTDWYYEVISRESGRRTVYSYRSEAGDCHSIPRLAIEHVGQGVLVETERRGSRCEWRLLLCSDEGIDDLFSALEAELRPGLTVEFRQLGEPAYWADEAVTLAELPPEQQAAVEAAVDYGYYRTPRDVSLSDLAERLDISRSTLQYRLQRAESWIVRSFVTRSMGPVEADEAVAEGSRLRVGRSSV; encoded by the coding sequence GTGCGCGAGTTCATCTTCACTATCGACTACGACCGGAACGTGGACCCGCTGATGGACGTGTTCATCGACTACCCGGAGACCCACTCCCGGTCTATCGCCTGCAACGTGACCGAGGCGGGGATGTGGCGGCTCGAACGGGTCGCCGGCCCCGAGGCGGCGCTGGAACAGCTAGACGACGTCTACGAGAGCCCGGTGCAGTGTACGGAGTGTATCGGTACCCGCGACTGCGTGACAGACTGGTACTACGAGGTCATCTCCCGCGAGTCGGGCCGCCGAACGGTGTACAGCTACCGTTCGGAGGCCGGCGACTGCCACTCCATCCCCAGGCTCGCCATCGAACACGTCGGCCAGGGGGTCCTCGTCGAGACCGAGCGCCGGGGGAGCCGCTGTGAGTGGCGGCTCCTGCTCTGTTCGGACGAGGGCATCGACGACCTCTTTTCTGCCCTCGAAGCGGAGCTTCGGCCCGGGCTCACCGTCGAGTTCCGCCAGCTCGGCGAGCCGGCCTACTGGGCCGACGAGGCCGTCACGCTCGCGGAGCTCCCCCCGGAACAGCAGGCCGCCGTCGAGGCCGCCGTCGACTACGGCTACTACCGCACCCCCCGGGACGTCTCGCTTTCCGACCTCGCGGAGCGCCTCGACATCTCCCGGTCGACGCTGCAGTACCGCCTCCAGCGCGCCGAGTCGTGGATCGTCCGCTCGTTCGTCACCCGCTCGATGGGACCTGTCGAGGCCGACGAGGCTGTCGCCGAGGGGAGCCGGCTCCGGGTCGGCCGCTCCA